Proteins encoded together in one Ignavibacteriota bacterium window:
- a CDS encoding efflux RND transporter periplasmic adaptor subunit has protein sequence MTSTTRNLIIIAGIFIALVAWKYFISDSSNEIANASDSRNNKPAQQISVEFVVVQPESFSERVQTVGTILSNEEVEIRSEISGKIEKILFTEGTKVNKGDVLIKINDDELQARLLSAQSRLKLAEQQQERQHQLFEKNLLSQQEFDGTINELNVVKAEVQLVKAQLDKTEIFAPFDGNIGLRYVSEGSYLSPTTIITTLQDYSTVKIDFTFPEKYSSEIKNGDKIFFTVQGTTKKFSGSVYAIAPKIDPATRTLRIRAASPNSDGDLVPGGFANVEVQLQAKESLTIPSYAVIPELKRHKVFVCENGKAIERVIELGNRGDERVEVVQGLQAGDTIITSALLQLRSGMDVRPLQK, from the coding sequence ATGACTTCAACAACCCGAAACCTCATTATCATCGCAGGAATATTCATCGCTCTCGTCGCTTGGAAATATTTCATATCCGATTCATCGAATGAAATCGCGAATGCTTCTGATTCCCGCAACAATAAACCTGCACAGCAAATCTCAGTTGAATTTGTCGTTGTTCAGCCGGAATCATTCAGTGAGCGGGTGCAAACGGTCGGAACAATTCTTTCAAACGAAGAAGTAGAAATACGGAGTGAAATATCGGGCAAAATTGAAAAGATATTGTTTACAGAAGGAACCAAAGTCAACAAAGGAGATGTCCTCATTAAAATCAATGACGATGAATTGCAGGCACGACTTCTTTCTGCACAATCCCGGTTGAAATTAGCCGAACAACAGCAAGAGCGTCAACATCAACTCTTTGAAAAGAACTTACTGAGTCAACAAGAGTTTGATGGGACCATTAACGAGTTAAACGTAGTCAAGGCAGAAGTTCAATTAGTCAAAGCGCAACTTGATAAAACCGAAATCTTTGCTCCGTTCGATGGCAATATCGGATTGAGATATGTGAGTGAAGGAAGTTATCTCTCTCCGACAACAATCATAACGACGTTGCAGGATTACAGTACGGTAAAAATTGATTTCACGTTCCCGGAAAAATATTCTTCGGAAATCAAGAATGGAGATAAAATATTTTTTACCGTTCAAGGAACAACGAAAAAGTTTTCCGGCTCCGTCTATGCAATCGCACCAAAGATTGACCCGGCAACGCGTACACTTCGCATTCGTGCCGCCAGCCCGAACAGCGATGGAGATTTAGTCCCCGGCGGATTTGCAAACGTGGAGGTTCAATTACAAGCGAAGGAGAGTTTAACTATTCCGTCGTATGCTGTGATTCCTGAGCTCAAACGCCACAAAGTGTTTGTGTGTGAAAATGGCAAAGCAATCGAGAGAGTAATCGAACTCGGAAACCGGGGCGATGAACGCGTGGAAGTAGTACAAGGATTACAAGCGGGGGATACCATCATCACCTCCGCGCTCTTACAACTACGTTCAGGGATGGATGTCCGTCCTCTCCAAAAGTAA